The Dermochelys coriacea isolate rDerCor1 chromosome 12, rDerCor1.pri.v4, whole genome shotgun sequence genome has a window encoding:
- the LOC119841190 gene encoding cadherin-1-like yields the protein MRCSTLSLLFLLTQDFLPCLQADGLTIPKANPGRKRQKRDWVIPPINCPENERGPFPKLLVQIKSNKDKETKVFYSITGQGADTPPEGVFIIERETGWLKVTKPLDREDISYYTLFSHAVSANGQPVEDPMEIIITVSDQNDNKPQFTQSVFTGSIEEGAKPGTSVMQVTATDADDSVNSYNGVIAYSILQQIPEKPHSQMFTINSENGIISVIATGLDREIAPQYRLIVQAADLQGQGYTASATAVIEVQARNVPEAPSGSLTTHVLNTLTGQPATGLATHLSQLKGPGLQWMELMKSSTNVDGNCLLFQAPEQVKAGTYKLHFDTGAYWQQLGYTSFYPYVEVVFTVTEQTRKLHIPLLISPFSYTTYKGS from the exons ATGCGCTGCTCCACTCtcagcctcctcttcctcctcacgcAG GACTTCCTCCCCTGCCTTCAGGCAGATGGGCTGACGATCCCAAAGGCCAACCCTGGCCGGAAGAGGCAGAAGAGGGACTGGGTGATCCCTCCAATCAACTGCCCTGAGAATGAGAGGGGGCCCTTCCCCAAGCTGCTGGTTCAG ATCAAATCCAACAAGGACAAAGAAACCAAGGTTTTCTACAGCATCACGGGGCAGGGCGCAGACACCCCCCCTGAGGGCGTCTTCATCATCGAAAGGGAGACGGGGTGGCTGAAGGTGACAAAGCCGCTGGACAGAGAAGACATCAGCTACTACACG CTCTTTTCCCACGCTGTGTCTGCGAATGGGCAGCCCGTGGAGGACCCCATGGAGATCATCATCACTGTGAGTGACCAGAACGACAACAAACCCCAGTTCACCCAGAGCGTCTTCACAGGCTCCATAGAAGAAGGAGCCAAGCCAG GTACCTCCGTGATGCAAGTGACAGCCACAGATGCAGACGACAGTGTAAACTCCTACAATGGGGTCATTGCTTACTCCATCCTGCAGCAGATACCTGAAAAACCCCACAGCCAGATGTTCACCATCAACTCTGAGAATGGCATCATCAGTGTGATTGCAACTGGGCTGGACAGAGAG ATTGCCCCTCAATACAGGCTGATAGTGCAGGCTGCAGATCTGCAGGGACAGGGGTACACAGCCTCCGCCACTGCTGTCATCGAGGTGCAG GCCAGAAACGTGCCCGAGGCCCCTAGTGGCTCCCTGACCACCCACGTGTTGAACACTCTGACGGGCCAGCCCGCAACAGGCCTGGCCACGCACCTGTCCCAGCTCAAAGGCCCCGGGCTGCAATGGATGGAGCTGATGAAGAG CTCTACCAATGTGGATGGGAACTGCTTGCTCTTCCAGGCTCCTGAGCAGGTGAAGGCTGGCACATACAAGCTGCACTTCGACACTGGAGCTTACTGGCAGCAGCTGGGGTACACTAGCTTCTACCCCTATGTGGAG GTTGTCTTCACGGTCACAGAGCAAACCCGGAAGCTGCACATCCCTCTGCTGATCAGCCCCTTCTCCTATACCACCTACAAGGGGAGCTAG
- the GAS8 gene encoding dynein regulatory complex subunit 4 isoform X1 produces the protein MYFVFFSKAPKKKGSKKAKEGKAAAVVDAIPPEDMSKDQLEEHIVRLREELDREREERNYFQLERDKIHTFWEITRRQLDEKKAELRNKDREMEEAEERHQVEIKVYKQKVKHLLYEHQNNITELKAEGSVSMKLAQKEHRTQETELRKDMRTLKVELKEQELANEVVVKNLRMKQEEEITRLRSDFERQVKEIEAKYDKKMRVLRDELDLRRKTEIHEIEERKNGQINTLMKNHEKAFSDIKNYYNDITLNNLALINTLKEQMEEMKKKEDHLEKEMAEVLLQNKRQTEPLQRAREEVAELQKKLAHYEKDKEALANTKARLKVTQKELKDLQWEHEVLEQRFSKVQAERDELYQKFTKAINEVQQKTGFKNLLLERKLKALSNILEKKEVQLNEILSVSNLDPSALTMVTRKLEDVLDSKNNTIKDLQYELARVCKAHNDLLRTYEAKLTAFGIPLDNVGFKPLETTVTGQMLGQGPAGLVATPT, from the exons atgtattttgttttcttttctaaggCACCCAAAAAGAAAGGTAGCAAAAAAGCCAAGGAGGGCAAAGCTGCAGCGGTGGTGGATGCGATCCCCCCGGAGGACATGAGCAAGGATCAG ctggaggagcaCATTGTGCGTCTCCGGGAGGAGCTGGACCGCGAACGGGAGGAGCGCAACTACTTCCAGCTGGAGCGTGACAAGATCCACACCTTCTGGGAGATCACCCGTCGGCAGCTGGATGAGAAGAAGGCGGAGCTGCGCAACAAGGACCGTGAGATGGAGGAGGCCGAGGAGCGGCATCAAGTGGAGATTAAA GTTTACAAGCAGAAGGTGAAGCACCTGTTGTATGAGCACCAGAACAACATCACAGAACTGAAGGCAGAGGGCAGTGTGTCCATGAAGCTGGCCCAGAAGGAGCACCGCACCCAGGAGACGGAGCTGCGCAAGGATATGCGCACCTTGAAAGTGGAGCTAAAGGAGCAGGAGCTGGCCAACGAGGTGGTGGTGAAAAATCTGCGCATG AAACAAGAGGAGGAGATCACACGGCTGCGCAGCGACTTTGAGAGACAAGTGAAAG AGATTGAGGCCAAGTACGACAAGAAGATGCGCGTGCTGCGGGACGAGCTTGATCTGCGGAGGAAAACGGAGATCCACGAGATCGAGGAGAGGAAAAATGGACAGATCAACACACTGATGAAGAACCACGAGAAAGCCTTCAGTGACATCAAGAACTACTACAACGACATCACCCTCAACAACCTGGCACTCATCAACACTCTCAAG GAGCAGATGGAGGAGATGAAGAAGAAGGAGGATCATCTGGAGAAGGAGATGGCAGAAGTGCTGCTTCAGAACAAGAGGCAGACAGAGCCCCTGCAGCGGGCCCGGGAGGAAGTGGCTGAGCTGCAGAAGAAGCTAGCCCACTACGAGAAGGACAAGGAGGCACTGGCT aACACAAAGGCCCGTTTGAAAGTCACCCAGAAGGAATTAAAAGACCTTCAGTGGGAACATGAAGTGCTGGAGCAGAGGTTCAGCAAG GTGCAGGCAGAACGAGACGAGCTCTATCAGAAGTTCACCAAAGCTATTAATGAAGTGCAGCAGAAGACTGGCTTCAAGAACCTGCTCCTGGAGCGCAAGTTGAAGGCCCTCTCCAACATACTGGAGAAGAAGGAGGTGCAGCTTAACGAAATCCTCTCAGTGTCCAATCTTGACCCCAGCGCCCTCACCATGGTCACACGCAAACTGGAG GACGTGCTGGATTCCAAGAACAACACCATCAAGGATCTCCAGTACGAACTGGCCCGAGTCTGCAAG GCACACAACGACTTGCTGCGCACCTATGAGGCCAAGCTCACAGCCTTCGGGATCCCCCTGGACAACGTGGGCTTCAAACCACTGGAGACCACAGTGACGGGACAGAtgctggggcagggcccagccGGACTCGTTGCTACCCCCACCTAG
- the GAS8 gene encoding dynein regulatory complex subunit 4 isoform X2: MAPKKKGSKKAKEGKAAAVVDAIPPEDMSKDQLEEHIVRLREELDREREERNYFQLERDKIHTFWEITRRQLDEKKAELRNKDREMEEAEERHQVEIKVYKQKVKHLLYEHQNNITELKAEGSVSMKLAQKEHRTQETELRKDMRTLKVELKEQELANEVVVKNLRMKQEEEITRLRSDFERQVKEIEAKYDKKMRVLRDELDLRRKTEIHEIEERKNGQINTLMKNHEKAFSDIKNYYNDITLNNLALINTLKEQMEEMKKKEDHLEKEMAEVLLQNKRQTEPLQRAREEVAELQKKLAHYEKDKEALANTKARLKVTQKELKDLQWEHEVLEQRFSKVQAERDELYQKFTKAINEVQQKTGFKNLLLERKLKALSNILEKKEVQLNEILSVSNLDPSALTMVTRKLEDVLDSKNNTIKDLQYELARVCKAHNDLLRTYEAKLTAFGIPLDNVGFKPLETTVTGQMLGQGPAGLVATPT, encoded by the exons ATG gCACCCAAAAAGAAAGGTAGCAAAAAAGCCAAGGAGGGCAAAGCTGCAGCGGTGGTGGATGCGATCCCCCCGGAGGACATGAGCAAGGATCAG ctggaggagcaCATTGTGCGTCTCCGGGAGGAGCTGGACCGCGAACGGGAGGAGCGCAACTACTTCCAGCTGGAGCGTGACAAGATCCACACCTTCTGGGAGATCACCCGTCGGCAGCTGGATGAGAAGAAGGCGGAGCTGCGCAACAAGGACCGTGAGATGGAGGAGGCCGAGGAGCGGCATCAAGTGGAGATTAAA GTTTACAAGCAGAAGGTGAAGCACCTGTTGTATGAGCACCAGAACAACATCACAGAACTGAAGGCAGAGGGCAGTGTGTCCATGAAGCTGGCCCAGAAGGAGCACCGCACCCAGGAGACGGAGCTGCGCAAGGATATGCGCACCTTGAAAGTGGAGCTAAAGGAGCAGGAGCTGGCCAACGAGGTGGTGGTGAAAAATCTGCGCATG AAACAAGAGGAGGAGATCACACGGCTGCGCAGCGACTTTGAGAGACAAGTGAAAG AGATTGAGGCCAAGTACGACAAGAAGATGCGCGTGCTGCGGGACGAGCTTGATCTGCGGAGGAAAACGGAGATCCACGAGATCGAGGAGAGGAAAAATGGACAGATCAACACACTGATGAAGAACCACGAGAAAGCCTTCAGTGACATCAAGAACTACTACAACGACATCACCCTCAACAACCTGGCACTCATCAACACTCTCAAG GAGCAGATGGAGGAGATGAAGAAGAAGGAGGATCATCTGGAGAAGGAGATGGCAGAAGTGCTGCTTCAGAACAAGAGGCAGACAGAGCCCCTGCAGCGGGCCCGGGAGGAAGTGGCTGAGCTGCAGAAGAAGCTAGCCCACTACGAGAAGGACAAGGAGGCACTGGCT aACACAAAGGCCCGTTTGAAAGTCACCCAGAAGGAATTAAAAGACCTTCAGTGGGAACATGAAGTGCTGGAGCAGAGGTTCAGCAAG GTGCAGGCAGAACGAGACGAGCTCTATCAGAAGTTCACCAAAGCTATTAATGAAGTGCAGCAGAAGACTGGCTTCAAGAACCTGCTCCTGGAGCGCAAGTTGAAGGCCCTCTCCAACATACTGGAGAAGAAGGAGGTGCAGCTTAACGAAATCCTCTCAGTGTCCAATCTTGACCCCAGCGCCCTCACCATGGTCACACGCAAACTGGAG GACGTGCTGGATTCCAAGAACAACACCATCAAGGATCTCCAGTACGAACTGGCCCGAGTCTGCAAG GCACACAACGACTTGCTGCGCACCTATGAGGCCAAGCTCACAGCCTTCGGGATCCCCCTGGACAACGTGGGCTTCAAACCACTGGAGACCACAGTGACGGGACAGAtgctggggcagggcccagccGGACTCGTTGCTACCCCCACCTAG
- the GAS8 gene encoding dynein regulatory complex subunit 4 isoform X4, translated as MRVLRDELDLRRKTEIHEIEERKNGQINTLMKNHEKAFSDIKNYYNDITLNNLALINTLKEQMEEMKKKEDHLEKEMAEVLLQNKRQTEPLQRAREEVAELQKKLAHYEKDKEALANTKARLKVTQKELKDLQWEHEVLEQRFSKVQAERDELYQKFTKAINEVQQKTGFKNLLLERKLKALSNILEKKEVQLNEILSVSNLDPSALTMVTRKLEDVLDSKNNTIKDLQYELARVCKAHNDLLRTYEAKLTAFGIPLDNVGFKPLETTVTGQMLGQGPAGLVATPT; from the exons ATGCGCGTGCTGCGGGACGAGCTTGATCTGCGGAGGAAAACGGAGATCCACGAGATCGAGGAGAGGAAAAATGGACAGATCAACACACTGATGAAGAACCACGAGAAAGCCTTCAGTGACATCAAGAACTACTACAACGACATCACCCTCAACAACCTGGCACTCATCAACACTCTCAAG GAGCAGATGGAGGAGATGAAGAAGAAGGAGGATCATCTGGAGAAGGAGATGGCAGAAGTGCTGCTTCAGAACAAGAGGCAGACAGAGCCCCTGCAGCGGGCCCGGGAGGAAGTGGCTGAGCTGCAGAAGAAGCTAGCCCACTACGAGAAGGACAAGGAGGCACTGGCT aACACAAAGGCCCGTTTGAAAGTCACCCAGAAGGAATTAAAAGACCTTCAGTGGGAACATGAAGTGCTGGAGCAGAGGTTCAGCAAG GTGCAGGCAGAACGAGACGAGCTCTATCAGAAGTTCACCAAAGCTATTAATGAAGTGCAGCAGAAGACTGGCTTCAAGAACCTGCTCCTGGAGCGCAAGTTGAAGGCCCTCTCCAACATACTGGAGAAGAAGGAGGTGCAGCTTAACGAAATCCTCTCAGTGTCCAATCTTGACCCCAGCGCCCTCACCATGGTCACACGCAAACTGGAG GACGTGCTGGATTCCAAGAACAACACCATCAAGGATCTCCAGTACGAACTGGCCCGAGTCTGCAAG GCACACAACGACTTGCTGCGCACCTATGAGGCCAAGCTCACAGCCTTCGGGATCCCCCTGGACAACGTGGGCTTCAAACCACTGGAGACCACAGTGACGGGACAGAtgctggggcagggcccagccGGACTCGTTGCTACCCCCACCTAG
- the DBNDD1 gene encoding dysbindin domain-containing protein 1, translating to MEAPGGAGTPERVKEAQTLERAAGIPAHGPVEEPPSPPAEEQGGIPIPSSGLLQVAERRQPLSSVSSLEVHFDLLDLTELTDMSDQELAEVFADSDDENVASESPAGLHPPPLPRAGYLRSPSWARTKGEQGREKKHLSDSELQAGIVDTFLAVERPQED from the exons ATGGAGGCTCCCGGTGGGGCGGGGACCCCAG AACGGGTTAAAGAGGCCCAAACGCTGGAGCGAGCTGCAGGTATCCCGGCACATGGGCCGGTGGAggagcctcccagcccccctgccgaGGAGCAAGGCGGGATCCCCATCCCCAGCTCGGGCCTGCTGCAGGTTGCTGAACGGAGAC AGCCCCTGAGCAGCGTTTCCTCCTTGGAGGTGCACTTCGACCTGCTGGATCTGACCGAGCTGACGGACATGTCGGACCAGGAGCTCGCCGAGGTCTTCGCTGACTCCGACGACGAGAACGTAGCCAGCGAGTCCCCTGCTG GGCTGcacccacccccccttcctcGGGCAGGGTACCTGCGATCCCCCTCCTGGGCAAGGACCAAAGGCGAGCAGGGGCGGGAGAAGAAACACCTCAGTGACTCGGAGCTGCAAGCAGGCATCGTAGACACTTTCCTGGCAGTGGAGAGGCCCCAGGAGGACTAG
- the GAS8 gene encoding dynein regulatory complex subunit 4 isoform X3 — MKLAQKEHRTQETELRKDMRTLKVELKEQELANEVVVKNLRMKQEEEITRLRSDFERQVKEIEAKYDKKMRVLRDELDLRRKTEIHEIEERKNGQINTLMKNHEKAFSDIKNYYNDITLNNLALINTLKEQMEEMKKKEDHLEKEMAEVLLQNKRQTEPLQRAREEVAELQKKLAHYEKDKEALANTKARLKVTQKELKDLQWEHEVLEQRFSKVQAERDELYQKFTKAINEVQQKTGFKNLLLERKLKALSNILEKKEVQLNEILSVSNLDPSALTMVTRKLEDVLDSKNNTIKDLQYELARVCKAHNDLLRTYEAKLTAFGIPLDNVGFKPLETTVTGQMLGQGPAGLVATPT, encoded by the exons ATGAAGCTGGCCCAGAAGGAGCACCGCACCCAGGAGACGGAGCTGCGCAAGGATATGCGCACCTTGAAAGTGGAGCTAAAGGAGCAGGAGCTGGCCAACGAGGTGGTGGTGAAAAATCTGCGCATG AAACAAGAGGAGGAGATCACACGGCTGCGCAGCGACTTTGAGAGACAAGTGAAAG AGATTGAGGCCAAGTACGACAAGAAGATGCGCGTGCTGCGGGACGAGCTTGATCTGCGGAGGAAAACGGAGATCCACGAGATCGAGGAGAGGAAAAATGGACAGATCAACACACTGATGAAGAACCACGAGAAAGCCTTCAGTGACATCAAGAACTACTACAACGACATCACCCTCAACAACCTGGCACTCATCAACACTCTCAAG GAGCAGATGGAGGAGATGAAGAAGAAGGAGGATCATCTGGAGAAGGAGATGGCAGAAGTGCTGCTTCAGAACAAGAGGCAGACAGAGCCCCTGCAGCGGGCCCGGGAGGAAGTGGCTGAGCTGCAGAAGAAGCTAGCCCACTACGAGAAGGACAAGGAGGCACTGGCT aACACAAAGGCCCGTTTGAAAGTCACCCAGAAGGAATTAAAAGACCTTCAGTGGGAACATGAAGTGCTGGAGCAGAGGTTCAGCAAG GTGCAGGCAGAACGAGACGAGCTCTATCAGAAGTTCACCAAAGCTATTAATGAAGTGCAGCAGAAGACTGGCTTCAAGAACCTGCTCCTGGAGCGCAAGTTGAAGGCCCTCTCCAACATACTGGAGAAGAAGGAGGTGCAGCTTAACGAAATCCTCTCAGTGTCCAATCTTGACCCCAGCGCCCTCACCATGGTCACACGCAAACTGGAG GACGTGCTGGATTCCAAGAACAACACCATCAAGGATCTCCAGTACGAACTGGCCCGAGTCTGCAAG GCACACAACGACTTGCTGCGCACCTATGAGGCCAAGCTCACAGCCTTCGGGATCCCCCTGGACAACGTGGGCTTCAAACCACTGGAGACCACAGTGACGGGACAGAtgctggggcagggcccagccGGACTCGTTGCTACCCCCACCTAG